CCTCATCATCGGCACGCACAGAGCGACCGAGCAGGCGCTCAGCGACACGGTCGAGCGGCTCGCAGCGAGCAACGTCGTGGAACGTGTCGTCTCGGTGCTGCGTGTGGAAGGCGAGTGATGGTCGCTGCGGTCTCTGAACCCGTCGAAGGGCGCACCGTCACGGTTCGGGTCCCGGCGACGAGTGCGAACCTCGGCCCCGGATTCGACACCCTCGGTCTGGCGCTGAGCGTCTATGACGAGCTGACGGTGTCCGTGCTCTCCGACGATCGGCTTGAGATCGATGTGACCGGCTCGGGCGCGGCTGAGATCTCGCGCGACGAGTCGAACCTCGTCGTCCGCTCCATCGAGCACGTCTACAAGGATGCGGGCCGCACGATGCCAGGGCTGCGCATCACCGCGCACAACGGTGTGCCCCATGGCCGTGGCCTCGGCTCCTCGGGAGCCGCCGTGACGGCAGGCGTCCTCGCCGCCAAGGGCCTGCTGGACGGCGAGGCGGACTTCACCGACGCTGACCTGCTGCGCCTCGCCACCGAGCTCGAGGGACACCCGGACAACGTCGCACCTGCACTCTTCGGCGGTCTCACGATCGCGTGGACAGGGGAGCGCGGTCCGCAGCACAAGAAGCTGCTCGTCCACCGTGGCGTCGCCCCTCTCGTGCTCGTCCCCGAGCGCACGATGTCGACGGTGCTCGCCCGTTCGCTCCAGCCGCCGCACGTGTCCCGAGAGGATGCCGTGTTCAACGTGTCCCGCTCGGCACTGCTCATTGCAGCTCTCACCCAGAGTCCCGAGCTTCTTCTGGATGCGACCGCGGATCGGCTGCACCAGGACTACCGGGCAGAAGCCATGCCGGAGACGCACATGCTGGTCCAGACCCTCCGCAGGGCAGGTTTCGCCGCTGTCGTCTCAGGTGCGGGGCCGAGCGTGCTGGTCCTCGCTGACGGACCGGGCAGCCGACTCGAGGCCGCTGAGCTCGCCGCATCCGTCACCGACACCCCGTGGGAGGCGCTCATGCTCGCCGTCGACGTACGTGGTGGTACAGTAAGGGATCGAGCGGAGGGCTCCACGTAATTTCGTGAATCTGGCCCCCATCGCAATTCTGCGAGATCCGCACGCAACCGCCAGAACCTCTTTCCTGGTCCTGGCCGGCAGGTGCCGAGCATCTGCCCGTGCGATCGCGCGCAGCACCCGTTGTGCGCGAGACATGCTCATTTCCCACGACATATGAGGGAGTACTCGTGGAGAATTTCTCCGAGACCCAGAACGACCAGGCATCGACCGTCACAGAGGCGCCCGCTGCCGTAGCAGACGCTGCACCCGCAGCGGCTGAGACCACCGCGCCCGAGAAGGCGCCGGCCCGCAAGCGCGCACCGCGCCGGGCGACCACGGCGACTGCCGCAGCCAAGGCAGAACAGGCAGAGGCGGCCGCGGCCACACCTGCCGCTGAAGCTGCTCCTGCCGCTGAAGCTGCCGAGGCT
The DNA window shown above is from Microbacterium murale and carries:
- the thrB gene encoding homoserine kinase, translating into MVAAVSEPVEGRTVTVRVPATSANLGPGFDTLGLALSVYDELTVSVLSDDRLEIDVTGSGAAEISRDESNLVVRSIEHVYKDAGRTMPGLRITAHNGVPHGRGLGSSGAAVTAGVLAAKGLLDGEADFTDADLLRLATELEGHPDNVAPALFGGLTIAWTGERGPQHKKLLVHRGVAPLVLVPERTMSTVLARSLQPPHVSREDAVFNVSRSALLIAALTQSPELLLDATADRLHQDYRAEAMPETHMLVQTLRRAGFAAVVSGAGPSVLVLADGPGSRLEAAELAASVTDTPWEALMLAVDVRGGTVRDRAEGST